The following nucleotide sequence is from Mytilus galloprovincialis chromosome 12, xbMytGall1.hap1.1, whole genome shotgun sequence.
tgatttttttaaatacggGTAACAttctataaacattttaattctaaAAGCAAAGCTTTATAAACAAACCACCTCATCTGGCATTGTGTACATAGTGATATACCACTTGTTTTTTCCCATGTGAATCAAATGTATCGTGTATAGAATATATACAATGAGAATACAAtataaagtttacattaaaagGTCATTAAGATGATGCATGTAAAATGTGCTTGCAAactcttttgttgttgtttttgcaGATCGGCTAAAACAACATCGAATCTTAAACACGATGAGCATAGACCTATTAATACAAAAGATATTAGAAATGTAAATAACCAAAATCGTTATTCCTACAGTGAGGTAAAAGTGGAGGGTAGCAACCAACACGATAATATGAACGATGAAGGGGACGATCAATACACGACAGGGCCATCAGATGTATATGatcatttgaatgaaaaaaagaacaaaaaaatgaaaacagagaACTCACATGCTATATATGATCACTCTATTGGAGACAATGCTGAATCTGATTACGACATTACCAAACATGTAGTACCGACAAACCCGGAATACCAAGAAGTACGAATTGGCAGTGAACAGGGAAGCCAGAGAGAGAAACTCTAACTTTTGCTCGTACTGTCATGCATTAACATGGACTTTGAAATCCGTTTCTTGCTTTTGAAGGTTTAGTAACTATCCCATGAAtcacattttatttaaatgtgtGAAGCACATAAATATTTAGACATTTAATTAATTAGAAAAAGTGCATAATGTCAATTACTGTGGTGTCTtatatacaaacaaaatcattattttaaCAAGTAAATTGACATAACTATGTTGACTAGTGGAATAGTTGTCCGACAGTTTTTTAAAACAGTgctttgttgatgttttttttgtatttgtatatttttatttgcatGCATATGAACACAAATACAGAAACTGTTACTTTTTTGTAACCTAATAAATGTACATATTTTGCATTCTTTGTTTTTTCCGATAAGCCATATCTATTAGGTCATCATAAATGCGTTAATGCGTTTTGTATacagttgtttgtcttttattctttatctttatcttattGTCACCGttcagccttcaacaatcagTAAGACAtgtaccgtatagtcagctataacggCCAAGAAACAATGAACAggtattgtctttatcctgcaattaattttgtttattgtttttgctttgaaatacagaaaaaaactcacatttaattcatttattttcgatttaaaatCCTTTGAAGCCCGCGTGAAAATGTTAATAATGACCGATACGCCGAAAAAAAAATATCGcatgataaataataatatatcgcccaaagttaaaaattatttatttaacacAACAACTCAtttcaaaagtaaaaagaaatatcaaaacatttggtcaatgtcaggaaaatataatttaaatcttatataTTAGATAAGATTTAAATAGCTATCAATGATCTAATGAATCATGTTTGTCCGACTTATGACAAAAGCCTTCAGAATTTCGAACTGTTCATGCATTCATTGAATATTGACATTGCTGTTTTGGTGATTTAGCGATGTACTCATTCAAGTTTTAACTTTGAAGATTGACGcggtaaaaaaaatgaatttaaatttttCTGCTGTTCATGTTTGTCGTATTGCGGATCGGAGACATGAACATGTACATACGGAGCAACACGTCATTCCGATTTCATGCGAAAGTATATATACAACATTCGTCAACAGCAAAACACACAAATAGTCCGGTAGCAAGCGGAGCTTAAAAGCGATTATATGTATAGTATACAAATACAAGCAAACTATTTCTGTTATGTTGTTAATATTTGGGACACCCAACtgcagtttaaaaaataataaaattgagaatggaaattgggaatatggcTAAGTGACAATAACCCAACCAAAAAGCATCCACACAGTAAGAACAAACAAACCCtgcaataaatacaaaattaagaagtgtggtatgaatgtcaatcaTACCACCAGAGACCAAACCACATTGAACTTAACAACTTAAGCTCAGCGTATGTACTTTAACAATAAGCCTAGTTAACTTATTAcagccccgaaatgaaaaattaaaCGACAAATTTAAAGTCCTGATTTACCTCCATCATGAAACAGGATTCGTACTTACAGGACGGACAAAATCACAAGAATCAAATTCAAACTTAATCATTATGTTTTCAAATACTTTCGGTCTATATCTCCGTTACTTAATCGCCCCCTGTGGTTTTctcaaaacaaaaagacaagaGCTGTGtctttaattgattttaaaaggcactagctgtcaaattcgtgtTCATCGATtttactcaaattctcatatttgatttatagcaTACTAAAACCTATTTTCAAATAACAATATGTCTGAAATTAACAGTTTACGAAGCATGTACTCGATAATATATCTCAGAATTTCGTGcatattttagtctagacgccactTAATTAACTATCAAGATGACATCTGATTACTGCCGATAATATCATAACCAGgtataaagttaaaacaaaaacataataaaatagattgtgacttcgtgcaattggatttttataggtccgtttgttttcatattattataGGTTAAATATAAcaccctgtataaccccgatacagatgaaacaggacgttgacgcgttcgaatcgaacacaccatgtaacactgagttcagacagtacgaaattaatacttttaaagaaaatccaatatctattcttcggatattttgctccaacatattctttgccataatactcattagttactaaaaggtttttcaaatatgtggaatttttatatacaaacatcaaataaagcacgacgatatcaatgataaaacgtgcttggtattttttaaatattcaaaacttaatgttttTTGTACCTTATagtttttacaatatacatttttgaaaatttcatagttaaaattaacaaacttataaagATCGTATATTTGTGTTGTGTCTAGAAAccaaaaacgttttaaaatgtctttattttcatgttgtgtacgcttcgttgtcattacacctttttatactgtacgcttcgttgacacaatattgcgtttgtcaatgaattttgcgTGTATGAAATAATGCTTTGATATGATTATGACCAATatgcatgtttaaaaataaataatttaccacCATAACATGCAGACAACAACGCATAATATCCGTTGTATTGTCGAAACACTCTTGGAGgtattttttacatgtaaaaaaaatccttatgtatACGTAAGTTGAATTGGTAGAAAAACATTTACTCGAAAGATGCAAATATGACTAAGCATACAGATACATACGTCCGAATATCTAATAAGatagcattttagaaaatgtttaccATACGACAGTCAATGTTTGTTTAAGGGTGGGTTAggtgcccgctaacatgtttaatcccgccatattctgtatttgcctgtcttAAGCCAGGAGCTTGTAATCAGTGGTTATATATATTTTCGTGTTCACTATTGTGCAAAAATTAGGCTCttatgaactgttttacatttgtcatttcggtgtgATTGTTGaggtgactatgcggtttgggctttgttcattgttgaaggccgtacggggacctatagttgttcatttttgtgtcgtctggtctcttgcgaagagttgtttcaataccgcatcttctttttgatgtagacagcaatcaaaaacaattaatggaTTATAGGCTTTTGGCGGGTCCAATGGGGTAATAGATTACAATAGAGTTACATTAAGGCTAGAGAATATAtgtatacaatgaacatgtaacGTATAGCCGTCAATAGTAATACAGTTTCTTAAATGTAAAGATATAAAGATGAAGAGATACTTCTTAATATTAACTGATT
It contains:
- the LOC143054275 gene encoding uncharacterized protein LOC143054275 isoform X2, whose protein sequence is MEEKSTSNFCNATKFCENKDSFIKWDPTFSCTKSHENFHQKKHWTSIKRSHQMSRLTAYDENITLMPLKCRGIKTSEDLNKFAESSFVSCKEFMIFYCRYRAIAGTTLLAIVVGLMIFVFRRRSAKTTSNLKHDEHRPINTKDIRNVNNQNRYSYSEVKVEGSNQHDNMNDEGDDQYTTGPSDVYDHLNEKKNKKMKTENSHAIYDHSIGDNAESDYDITKHVVPTNPEYQEVRIGSEQGSQREKL